A genomic window from Thermococcus nautili includes:
- a CDS encoding roadblock/LC7 domain-containing protein, which produces MSAVDLVMGKILTDMLEIDGVIGTIVVDKDGLVIESAMKKNLDREAIAGVLHELVSAIKLMGDQFGAGELKEAILEFKNARMFTNPIGSDYYLIVIGDADLNLGRMKLELRKVLPKLEEMLY; this is translated from the coding sequence ATGAGCGCGGTGGACCTCGTGATGGGTAAAATACTCACGGACATGCTGGAAATAGACGGGGTCATAGGGACGATAGTGGTCGACAAGGACGGCCTCGTCATCGAGTCGGCGATGAAGAAGAACCTCGACCGCGAGGCCATCGCCGGGGTCCTCCACGAGCTCGTTTCTGCCATAAAGCTGATGGGCGACCAGTTCGGGGCAGGAGAACTCAAGGAGGCCATTCTTGAGTTCAAGAACGCCAGGATGTTCACCAACCCGATAGGAAGCGACTACTACCTGATAGTCATCGGCGACGCCGACCTCAACCTCGGCAGGATGAAGCTTGAGCTCAGGAAGGTCCTCCCGAAGCTCGAGGAGATGCTCTACTGA
- a CDS encoding cob(I)yrinic acid a,c-diamide adenosyltransferase, giving the protein MPITTKTGDKGLTGLFTGERVAKNSPIMEANGTIDELDSFIGEAKHYVPDEMAGILERVQVQLYDLMAELASKGKYVKVGDNEIRWLEELTRKYEDELQLRAFVLPGSTIASAKLDVCRTIARRAERKVAKLYLEVGIGEKALVYLNRLSDLLFVMARLIEKREGKLKEVK; this is encoded by the coding sequence ATGCCGATAACCACCAAGACTGGCGATAAAGGTTTAACCGGCCTCTTCACGGGCGAAAGAGTCGCCAAAAACTCCCCGATAATGGAAGCCAACGGAACGATTGACGAACTCGACAGCTTCATCGGCGAGGCAAAGCACTACGTGCCGGACGAAATGGCCGGAATTCTTGAGAGGGTTCAAGTCCAGCTCTACGACCTGATGGCAGAACTCGCGAGCAAGGGAAAGTACGTGAAGGTCGGGGATAATGAGATTCGCTGGCTTGAGGAGCTAACGAGGAAGTACGAGGACGAGCTCCAGCTCAGGGCCTTCGTCCTGCCGGGCTCAACGATTGCAAGTGCGAAGCTCGACGTCTGCAGGACTATAGCGCGAAGGGCAGAGCGGAAGGTCGCGAAGCTCTACCTTGAGGTCGGCATAGGGGAGAAGGCACTCGTCTACCTCAACAGGCTCAGTGACCTGCTCTTCGTGATGGCGAGGCTCATAGAAAAGCGCGAGGGGAAGCTGAAGGAGGTCAAATAG
- a CDS encoding DUF4097 family beta strand repeat-containing protein codes for MMFENVREVDLKATNGRVEIEGWENDYVEVNYTTHGEVEVIIENENGKLVIREEPKRRFRFAGVLKAEEGWAEIELKVPKGVPVKAKNVNGEIIAEGVRFTGVTTVNGEITLRNCEAELIKSVNGEIEAHLPVAGPLEVSTVNGDIEVTLEELDGDVSVSCVNGDITLRLTEFCDARVEARKVNGDVKLIGIQDRVIGTGDFIIRVKTVNGDVRVELI; via the coding sequence ATGATGTTTGAAAACGTCCGGGAAGTTGACCTGAAGGCCACGAACGGCCGGGTTGAGATTGAGGGCTGGGAAAACGACTACGTTGAGGTTAACTACACGACACACGGCGAGGTGGAGGTGATAATCGAGAACGAAAACGGGAAGCTCGTCATAAGGGAGGAGCCGAAGAGAAGGTTCCGGTTCGCGGGCGTCCTCAAAGCGGAGGAAGGCTGGGCCGAGATAGAGCTTAAAGTGCCAAAGGGCGTCCCGGTGAAGGCCAAAAACGTGAACGGGGAGATTATAGCTGAAGGCGTCCGCTTCACCGGCGTGACCACGGTGAACGGTGAGATAACGCTCAGAAACTGCGAGGCCGAGCTGATAAAGAGCGTGAACGGCGAGATAGAGGCTCACCTTCCCGTTGCCGGCCCTCTAGAGGTTTCCACTGTGAACGGGGACATAGAGGTGACCCTCGAAGAGCTCGACGGTGACGTCTCGGTGAGCTGTGTCAACGGCGACATAACGCTCCGCCTCACCGAGTTCTGCGACGCGAGGGTTGAGGCAAGGAAAGTGAACGGGGACGTGAAGCTCATCGGAATCCAGGACAGGGTCATCGGCACCGGGGACTTCATAATCCGGGTGAAGACCGTGAACGGCGACGTTCGGGTTGAGCTGATTTGA
- a CDS encoding DUF4097 family beta strand repeat-containing protein has product MRFENVERVWMKLVDADVEILPSPNGAVHIEAAPESAFSLKERSGKLSILTSTEWKLKNLPRKDKERARLVMRVPKGVEIAGGMKRTSLHAEAVSFDSLAIGEATAELSECSVRDLAVGPARLNGSLYVWKKTKIALSMGSLELKVLELEAPIDASVVMGSLRLSLPEDCDATVEVAGNADGVILNSGRLLGSGEHRIRLSSAKGVVVVDTWGEFDDV; this is encoded by the coding sequence GTGAGGTTTGAGAACGTCGAAAGGGTCTGGATGAAGCTCGTCGATGCAGATGTGGAGATACTACCTTCGCCCAACGGAGCGGTTCACATTGAAGCCGCCCCGGAATCGGCGTTTTCCCTGAAGGAACGCTCCGGGAAGCTCAGCATCCTTACATCCACGGAATGGAAGCTCAAAAATCTTCCAAGGAAAGACAAAGAGCGCGCCCGGCTAGTCATGAGGGTCCCAAAGGGCGTAGAAATAGCAGGGGGAATGAAGCGGACCTCTCTGCACGCTGAGGCGGTGAGCTTCGACTCCCTCGCGATTGGAGAAGCCACCGCGGAGCTCTCGGAATGTTCCGTCAGAGACCTCGCGGTCGGTCCTGCAAGGCTTAATGGCTCTCTCTACGTTTGGAAGAAGACGAAGATAGCTCTCTCCATGGGGAGCCTTGAGCTCAAGGTGCTTGAACTGGAGGCACCAATCGACGCCTCGGTCGTCATGGGCTCCCTCAGACTGTCCCTGCCCGAGGACTGCGATGCAACTGTGGAGGTCGCGGGAAACGCTGACGGGGTCATCCTGAATTCGGGACGGCTCCTCGGGAGTGGCGAGCACAGGATTCGGCTCTCAAGCGCGAAAGGTGTCGTTGTGGTTGATACTTGGGGTGAGTTCGATGATGTTTGA
- a CDS encoding PadR family transcriptional regulator yields the protein MSGVVATEFERKIIKGLFTVPLKNIILVIVGLKGETHGYEILKELEKFTVGIWKPSHSNLYTLLNKMVEEGLLEPREEYRGKVRRVKYRLTDKGWEYLRTSNDLALRSLYTAISYHERLKKKIEEMGRERKIDKETLREYLELLRQIRDLLDDEIKAIESRLG from the coding sequence ATGTCAGGGGTGGTTGCGACGGAGTTCGAGAGGAAAATCATAAAGGGCCTCTTCACGGTCCCTTTGAAGAACATAATCCTCGTCATCGTCGGATTAAAGGGAGAAACACACGGCTACGAGATACTCAAGGAGCTGGAGAAGTTCACGGTTGGAATCTGGAAACCGAGCCACAGCAACCTCTACACGCTCCTCAACAAGATGGTGGAGGAAGGTCTCCTAGAACCGAGGGAGGAGTACCGCGGTAAGGTGAGGCGCGTAAAGTACAGGCTCACAGACAAGGGGTGGGAGTACCTGAGGACGTCGAACGACTTAGCTTTGCGCTCGCTCTACACCGCGATAAGCTACCATGAGAGGCTCAAGAAAAAGATTGAGGAAATGGGTCGCGAGAGGAAAATTGACAAGGAAACATTGAGAGAGTACCTTGAGCTCCTCAGGCAGATTAGGGACCTTCTTGACGACGAAATTAAGGCCATAGAATCCAGGCTCGGATGA
- a CDS encoding MFS transporter, producing the protein MSLGRNFWLFAIGRFISQLGWAVQDVALPLYVLDKTHSGSMMTLFILAEIIPSIIVMPFAGVVGDRYNRKWLMVGFDLLRGVLLFGVIAFNFLGIYQLLAVQIVMAILGSFFSAGTGAMFPDLVDKELLEKANSTVASLTIIARLLGPALGGLIYGIGGIKLAMLINAVSFFGSGLFEMLIRYEWKAKPIEGLGQVLSDIKEGVRFIFRHSYLKTLMTFAIFMGIFGAPFGAVLLPYAMREVLKFTSVQFGLMESFFMGGALLGNILIAVKFGKNAGRFLFRAMFINGFVMVVFIWLISPASGLGRNEAFALLMAVSIIMGVAEAFIDIPIQSKIQRAVPSEVRGRVFSALGILTRIATPLGLVLVGPLLNIYPAWLVAFGMWFGMAVVVVYYWVKYRDVLLKDVDGPPAAEVENPRP; encoded by the coding sequence GTGAGCCTCGGCAGGAACTTCTGGCTCTTCGCCATCGGCCGCTTTATTTCCCAGCTCGGCTGGGCAGTTCAGGACGTCGCTCTGCCGCTCTACGTGCTGGACAAAACGCACAGCGGCTCAATGATGACGCTCTTCATCTTGGCGGAGATAATCCCCTCAATAATTGTCATGCCCTTCGCCGGCGTCGTCGGCGACAGGTATAACAGAAAGTGGCTCATGGTCGGCTTCGACCTGCTCAGGGGAGTTCTTCTCTTCGGCGTCATAGCCTTCAACTTCCTCGGAATCTACCAGCTCCTGGCGGTTCAAATCGTGATGGCAATCCTCGGTTCCTTCTTCTCCGCGGGAACCGGGGCGATGTTCCCGGATTTGGTTGATAAGGAGCTCCTTGAAAAGGCCAACTCGACGGTCGCCTCTCTGACCATAATAGCGCGCCTCCTTGGGCCGGCCCTTGGCGGTTTAATCTATGGAATCGGCGGGATTAAGCTCGCGATGCTGATAAACGCGGTCAGTTTCTTCGGCTCGGGCCTGTTTGAGATGCTAATTCGCTATGAGTGGAAGGCGAAGCCGATTGAGGGGCTCGGCCAGGTATTGAGCGACATAAAGGAAGGCGTCCGCTTCATTTTCAGACACAGCTACCTTAAGACTCTGATGACCTTCGCGATATTCATGGGAATCTTCGGTGCGCCCTTCGGTGCCGTCTTGCTCCCCTACGCGATGAGGGAAGTGCTCAAGTTCACGAGCGTCCAGTTTGGCCTCATGGAGAGCTTCTTCATGGGCGGGGCCCTGCTCGGAAACATCCTCATAGCAGTTAAGTTCGGTAAGAACGCCGGAAGGTTCCTGTTCAGGGCGATGTTCATAAACGGCTTCGTCATGGTGGTCTTCATTTGGCTCATATCCCCTGCTTCTGGCCTGGGAAGGAACGAAGCCTTCGCCCTTTTGATGGCCGTTTCAATCATCATGGGAGTGGCCGAGGCCTTCATAGACATTCCGATACAGTCGAAGATTCAGCGTGCCGTCCCGAGCGAGGTTCGCGGCAGGGTCTTCTCTGCCCTCGGAATCCTCACGAGGATTGCCACGCCCCTCGGTCTCGTCCTCGTCGGTCCCCTCCTGAACATCTACCCCGCGTGGCTCGTGGCGTTTGGGATGTGGTTTGGCATGGCAGTCGTGGTGGTCTACTACTGGGTGAAATACCGGGATGTCCTTCTAAAAGACGTTGACGGGCCACCAGCGGCAGAAGTGGAGAATCCGAGGCCGTAA
- a CDS encoding RAD55 family ATPase, translating to MVAGRISTGVPGLDVMLHGGLIPGRVYLVKGSPGTGKTTLAMHFAMAGVANGESVLYITLEEPAENIREDFGRMGFDVYHEDFTLIDATPTTEHYVLVEDFFETFAKNLNKLTESIKEQFRVRRYSRVVVDPITMLKLATKDEIDYRRAFLTFVKSMMRLKVTVLITSELERTDIEEYLVSGVIEMKLLERDGKLMRAIKVTKFRGSGFDNVIRPYEITETGMVVHPDRTVP from the coding sequence ATGGTCGCAGGAAGGATTTCAACCGGGGTCCCTGGGCTTGACGTAATGCTTCACGGTGGATTGATTCCCGGAAGGGTTTACCTCGTCAAGGGTTCGCCCGGAACCGGAAAGACGACCCTGGCCATGCACTTTGCGATGGCGGGGGTTGCAAACGGGGAGAGTGTACTGTATATAACCCTTGAAGAGCCCGCCGAGAACATAAGAGAGGACTTCGGGAGGATGGGCTTCGACGTTTACCACGAGGATTTCACCCTAATTGACGCTACCCCAACAACCGAGCACTACGTTTTGGTTGAAGACTTCTTCGAGACCTTCGCCAAGAACCTCAACAAGCTCACCGAATCAATAAAGGAGCAGTTCAGGGTCAGGCGCTACTCGAGGGTGGTCGTTGACCCGATAACGATGCTCAAGCTGGCCACAAAGGACGAGATTGACTACCGCAGGGCGTTTCTGACGTTCGTCAAGAGCATGATGCGTCTCAAGGTAACGGTTCTCATAACGTCTGAACTCGAGAGGACCGACATCGAGGAGTACCTTGTGAGCGGTGTCATCGAGATGAAACTCCTCGAGCGCGATGGAAAGCTGATGAGGGCCATCAAGGTCACCAAGTTCCGCGGAAGCGGCTTCGACAACGTCATAAGACCCTACGAGATAACCGAGACCGGCATGGTGGTTCACCCCGACAGAACCGTGCCGTGA
- a CDS encoding MFS transporter produces the protein MLDSRMGRNFWLYAVGRWISRAGWVVQDVAVPLYVLDKTGSGAMMSLFVMAELIPGLVVNPIAGVVGDRYDRKKLMYGLDIARGILLFAVIAFNLLGIYQLLAVQVVMSVMGAFFSAGIVGMFPDLVEREQLARANSILQSGGQVIRILGPILGGLIYALGGIKLAILINAVSFFGSGLFEVLIDYRRETRELSSLREVWSEMLDGFRFIKGSKNLMVFVSFGVLLNTLLNPVLVVVIPYLTRVELGLSSVQFGSVETVATLGALAGNLLIALKLGQRSEGMLFRALFTELACLTALAFVTRSILGELAYPALLVTICLIGFFNTLVNVPLFTKLQKAVPDDFRSRFFTALETVMMATTPLGMALVGPLLDAAGVTPVVLALTIPSVLIALYYYLRFGRIVISIGSEKLEVVP, from the coding sequence ATGCTCGACTCGAGAATGGGCCGGAACTTCTGGCTCTACGCGGTGGGCAGGTGGATTTCGCGGGCCGGATGGGTGGTTCAGGATGTCGCGGTCCCACTCTACGTGCTCGATAAGACGGGAAGCGGGGCAATGATGAGCCTCTTCGTGATGGCCGAGCTGATTCCGGGTCTTGTAGTCAACCCGATTGCGGGCGTTGTGGGCGACCGCTACGACAGGAAGAAGCTCATGTACGGTCTCGATATAGCTAGGGGGATTCTGCTCTTCGCCGTTATCGCCTTCAACCTTCTCGGCATCTATCAGCTCCTCGCGGTTCAGGTGGTCATGAGCGTCATGGGGGCCTTCTTCTCGGCGGGCATAGTGGGAATGTTCCCGGATTTGGTGGAGAGGGAGCAGCTGGCGAGAGCGAACTCGATACTGCAGAGCGGGGGACAGGTCATCAGGATACTCGGCCCGATTCTTGGAGGTCTAATCTACGCCCTCGGCGGAATTAAGCTTGCAATCCTGATAAACGCGGTCAGCTTCTTCGGCTCCGGCCTCTTCGAAGTTCTAATTGACTACCGCCGGGAGACGCGGGAGCTTTCAAGCCTGCGCGAGGTCTGGTCGGAGATGCTTGACGGCTTCCGCTTCATAAAGGGCTCAAAGAACCTGATGGTCTTCGTGAGCTTTGGCGTCCTTCTCAACACGCTCCTCAACCCTGTCCTCGTCGTGGTCATTCCCTACCTCACGAGGGTCGAGCTCGGCCTCTCCTCCGTTCAGTTCGGGAGCGTCGAGACGGTTGCAACGCTCGGCGCCCTCGCTGGGAACCTGCTCATCGCTTTGAAGCTCGGCCAGCGGTCGGAGGGTATGCTCTTCAGGGCCCTGTTTACAGAGCTCGCCTGTCTCACCGCCCTCGCCTTCGTGACGCGCTCCATACTTGGTGAACTTGCGTATCCGGCCCTCCTCGTGACTATCTGCCTCATAGGGTTCTTCAACACCCTTGTGAACGTTCCGCTGTTCACAAAGCTCCAGAAGGCGGTCCCGGACGATTTTCGCTCCCGCTTTTTCACGGCCCTTGAGACTGTCATGATGGCGACTACGCCGCTCGGCATGGCCCTCGTCGGTCCCCTGCTCGACGCCGCGGGAGTAACGCCGGTGGTCCTCGCGCTCACGATTCCGAGCGTGCTCATAGCGTTATACTACTACCTCCGCTTCGGGAGAATCGTTATAAGCATCGGTTCGGAAAAGCTGGAGGTGGTACCGTGA
- a CDS encoding ArsR/SmtB family transcription factor, with the protein MDELKAQLEELRRKLALLEESVDPVDEVMLSIKERLRKKLSDGQLPELDEEKAARTLKALANPDRIRILKMLSKRPMGFKEIKEALGVESPTVSHHLKLLLKTRMVRKGDKYEISPDGRLFLRLLEIITALEEVEE; encoded by the coding sequence ATGGACGAGCTAAAGGCCCAGCTTGAGGAACTGAGGAGGAAGCTGGCCCTGCTTGAGGAGAGCGTTGACCCCGTTGACGAGGTCATGCTCTCCATAAAGGAGAGGCTCAGGAAGAAGCTGAGCGACGGCCAGCTCCCGGAACTCGACGAGGAGAAGGCCGCGAGGACCCTCAAAGCTCTGGCAAACCCGGACAGGATTAGAATCCTCAAAATGCTATCCAAACGGCCGATGGGCTTCAAGGAGATTAAAGAGGCCCTCGGCGTTGAAAGTCCAACCGTTTCTCACCATCTCAAGCTCCTTCTCAAGACGAGAATGGTCAGGAAGGGCGACAAGTACGAAATCTCGCCCGACGGACGTTTGTTTTTGCGCCTGCTTGAAATCATAACCGCACTTGAGGAGGTGGAAGAATGA
- a CDS encoding translation initiation factor eIF-2B alpha/beta/delta subunit family protein (eIF-2BA; catalyzes the binding of GTP to IF2) produces MLPPEVKSVLEELRAERIRGASWMARRGAEAYLILADLLEGDELRKALIELRHELPRINPTMASLYNLSRFIPVTDNPLLVKSRAEEFLRLIDEAKKTIGNIGSELIEDGDTVITHSFSSAVFEILRTAKAKGANFKVILTESAPDYEGIALASALEREGIRFEVITDAQLGLFARNATIALVGADNVTRDGAVVNKAGTYLLALACHDNGVPFYVATESFKLHPELKSDEVEILERPYARQGYRVRNFLFDITPWKYIRGIITELGILVPPREI; encoded by the coding sequence ATGCTTCCCCCCGAGGTCAAATCCGTTCTTGAAGAACTCCGCGCCGAGAGGATACGCGGTGCAAGCTGGATGGCCAGACGGGGAGCGGAAGCTTACCTGATTCTGGCAGACCTTCTTGAGGGCGACGAGCTGAGGAAGGCCCTCATCGAGCTCAGGCACGAGCTTCCAAGGATAAACCCAACGATGGCTTCGCTCTACAACCTCTCGCGCTTCATTCCCGTAACGGACAACCCCCTTCTCGTCAAGTCCCGGGCGGAAGAGTTCCTCCGTCTGATTGACGAGGCGAAGAAGACAATCGGCAACATCGGAAGCGAGCTCATAGAGGACGGCGACACGGTTATAACACACTCCTTCTCGTCGGCGGTCTTTGAGATACTCAGGACAGCAAAGGCCAAGGGGGCGAACTTCAAGGTAATCCTCACCGAGAGCGCCCCGGACTATGAGGGAATAGCGCTGGCGAGCGCCCTCGAACGGGAAGGAATCCGCTTCGAGGTCATAACCGATGCTCAGCTCGGCCTCTTCGCCCGGAACGCCACGATAGCCCTTGTGGGAGCGGACAACGTAACGCGCGATGGGGCGGTTGTGAACAAAGCCGGCACCTACCTCCTCGCTCTTGCGTGCCACGACAACGGCGTTCCCTTCTACGTTGCAACCGAGAGCTTCAAGCTCCACCCAGAACTCAAGAGCGACGAGGTTGAAATACTCGAGAGACCTTACGCAAGGCAGGGCTACCGCGTGAGGAACTTCCTCTTCGACATCACGCCCTGGAAATACATCCGGGGCATAATAACGGAACTCGGGATTCTCGTCCCGCCGAGGGAAATTTAA
- a CDS encoding DUF4350 domain-containing protein, which produces MKRLAVAIVLLFLVGLIPTSFSVGASTTHVTKTVSIEPTDDTWIAESGYVDYKTYRLAVGTYYGKEERAYLKFNLNGVIPKGAVIVSATLWLHAYNHYGYRTHNISVYGVLDDNWSEDTLRWYNQPTDAVGPLDWRVISLPDGNVNADFTWNVTEFVREQFETDGVVSFYLHSNLSHVDVKDYIYFTSKDSKYIDEHPKLIIEYYVPVAVKSLEINEPLYSGIPGKVYVSITNSGDAETNVTFYLKINGVPLYTENITLGPKSTETLEKTWIPMAKGEYNVTAEVVGDGINDFITKQVQVYVNPYRLFYGLTYLYENGYNRIAPQLDELYENLTATVQELQKCGVNLGDLSDDVKWIETNYNLTKAEYAKFLEMKNRTALFLSGNRLYTYSVMVHIRKARFLAQDVVERIEKVLPILQETLVKVEPLCHPPVNETNQTQTNQTAGNVTAPSNGTVTNQTMANYTIHITKALIDLSHGQYYFTKYGFTGLQENIENLGWEVNVTYAPLTYDELKKYDVVILTNPKTKLSDEEISALRKYVEEGGALFVAGDWYKYLSEGLNVLLEGTGVQFEKTELMDDDRNSGKPYYPFIGIYNRNCAITKYIPENWTMYYNGDTLKITGDAKWVIRGYESAYAVDAEGNTVYEKGSEPVVAAAVTFGKGRIVVYGSSKALSDAYYSKYIKSNWPFIKGALLWLVGEES; this is translated from the coding sequence ATGAAGCGCCTGGCGGTTGCAATCGTATTACTATTCTTGGTAGGGCTGATTCCGACGTCGTTTTCTGTCGGGGCAAGCACTACCCACGTTACAAAGACCGTTTCAATAGAACCGACCGATGATACGTGGATAGCGGAAAGCGGTTACGTGGACTACAAAACTTACAGACTCGCCGTCGGTACCTATTATGGCAAGGAGGAGAGAGCCTACCTTAAGTTCAACCTCAACGGGGTCATCCCCAAGGGCGCCGTTATAGTCAGCGCAACCCTCTGGTTGCACGCTTATAACCACTACGGTTACCGCACCCATAACATCTCTGTCTACGGCGTCCTCGATGACAACTGGAGCGAGGATACCCTTAGGTGGTACAATCAGCCCACCGATGCCGTCGGTCCCCTCGACTGGAGAGTCATCTCGCTTCCGGACGGCAACGTCAACGCCGATTTCACCTGGAACGTTACCGAGTTCGTCAGGGAGCAGTTTGAGACCGATGGCGTCGTCAGCTTCTACCTCCACTCGAACCTCAGCCACGTGGACGTCAAGGACTACATATACTTCACCTCCAAGGACAGCAAGTACATTGACGAGCACCCCAAGCTTATAATCGAGTACTACGTTCCCGTCGCCGTTAAGTCCCTCGAAATAAACGAGCCCCTCTACTCTGGAATCCCGGGCAAGGTTTATGTCAGCATTACCAACAGCGGAGACGCGGAGACCAACGTCACCTTCTACCTCAAGATAAACGGCGTTCCGCTCTACACCGAGAACATAACCCTCGGACCCAAGAGCACCGAGACCCTTGAGAAGACCTGGATTCCGATGGCCAAAGGAGAATACAACGTCACCGCAGAGGTCGTCGGCGATGGAATCAACGACTTCATCACCAAGCAGGTTCAGGTTTACGTTAACCCCTACAGGCTGTTCTACGGCCTCACATACCTCTACGAGAACGGCTACAACAGGATTGCACCCCAGCTCGATGAGCTCTACGAGAACCTGACCGCCACCGTTCAGGAGCTCCAGAAGTGCGGTGTGAACCTCGGCGACCTCTCCGACGACGTCAAGTGGATTGAGACCAACTACAACCTCACCAAGGCCGAGTACGCTAAGTTCCTTGAGATGAAGAACAGAACGGCGCTCTTCCTTTCGGGGAACAGGCTTTACACGTACTCCGTCATGGTTCACATAAGGAAGGCCCGCTTCCTTGCGCAGGACGTTGTTGAGAGAATCGAAAAGGTTCTCCCAATACTCCAAGAGACGCTCGTCAAGGTCGAGCCCCTCTGCCACCCGCCGGTGAACGAGACCAACCAGACCCAGACGAACCAGACGGCCGGAAACGTGACCGCGCCCTCGAACGGAACCGTGACAAACCAGACGATGGCCAACTACACGATTCACATCACCAAGGCCCTCATAGACCTCTCGCACGGCCAGTACTACTTCACCAAATACGGCTTCACCGGCCTCCAGGAGAACATCGAGAACCTCGGCTGGGAGGTTAACGTCACTTACGCCCCGCTCACCTACGACGAGCTGAAGAAGTACGACGTCGTCATACTCACCAACCCCAAGACGAAGCTGAGCGACGAGGAGATAAGCGCCCTCAGAAAGTACGTTGAGGAGGGAGGAGCACTCTTCGTGGCCGGTGACTGGTACAAGTACCTCAGCGAGGGCCTCAACGTACTCCTCGAAGGCACCGGCGTCCAGTTCGAGAAGACCGAACTCATGGACGATGACAGGAACAGTGGAAAGCCCTACTATCCGTTCATCGGAATCTACAACAGGAACTGCGCCATCACCAAGTACATCCCCGAGAACTGGACGATGTACTACAACGGCGACACCCTCAAGATTACCGGCGACGCGAAGTGGGTAATTAGGGGCTACGAGAGCGCCTACGCAGTTGACGCCGAGGGCAACACCGTCTACGAGAAGGGAAGCGAGCCCGTCGTTGCCGCGGCGGTAACCTTCGGAAAGGGCAGGATAGTCGTCTACGGCTCAAGCAAGGCCCTGAGTGACGCCTACTACAGCAAGTACATCAAGAGCAACTGGCCCTTCATCAAGGGCGCTCTCCTCTGGCTCGTCGGTGAGGAGAGCTGA